In the Tessaracoccus lacteus genome, TGTCAGAGGGCCAGGGATGGCGGGACGAAGGATTCGAGGAGTTCCGTCAGCCCGGCGCCATCGGTCGCAAGGTCGAAATCGTAGTCGGACTTGAAGGCGAACACCGACCACCGGCCCCTAGGATGCCGGATCTCGGCCGGCCCGTAGAAGTAGTGGATCGGATTACCGAAGAGGGCGCAGATCAGGTACTCGTTCATCGCCCCATAAGTGTCCGGGGCGACGACGATCCACTGCTGTCCCGGCCGGGCGTAGATGCCGTTGAGCATTCCGCTGCCGCCGTAGCCGGCGATGACCGACGCATTCTTGAACGTCAGGGCCTGGACGCTCACGTCGTGATCCTCGGGGTAGAAGATCTCGAAGCCGTGCTGCCGGAAGAAGGCCAGCAGCTCCTCCTCCTGGCGGCAGTTGCGCTTCACGGAGGTCCGCCGCGCGACGAAGATCCGGTCGGGGGTAGTGACGCCGTCCGGGACCTCAGCCGCCAGCGTGTCGCGCATGCGCGCCCACACGTCCAGCAGCTTCGGGTGAGCCACGAAGGGCATTGAGAACAGGGGCGTGACGCCGATGAGCCGCTCGACGCGTACGGACCCACTGAACGCGACGATGTCCTCGGCGGGGATCCCGTACGAGACGAGGGTGCGTATGAACCACGGCGGGAGTTCCTCGCGACCCTCGTAGAGGCCGACGAGAACCTTCAGGTTAGGGAACTCGCTCTTCAACTCGTCCCACGCCCACAGCCTGCTGACGACCTCCGTCACGAGGTGCCCGTAGATGTGCACGAACTCGGAGTCCAGGTTCAGGTAGGTGCCGGGCAGGTCCACCACCTCGACCCTCGGCTCCTGTAGCCGCATGAACCGGTCATTGACCCAGGTGGCCGCACGTCGCGTGTGGATCTTCGCCGACCGGTAATGCCTGAATGTCTCGGGCAGCAGGGCCACGCCCTTGGTGACCACCTGCCGTGGGGCGACGATCACGTCGTCGTAGATCCGGATCCGCCGAGCTGGCAGCGTGCCCTTCTTGCGGAAACGCTTCTCGTACTGAGGCATGTTCATCGTCGCGATCGAGGTGAACTCGTACGGCCTCGCCGGCTCCACCTCGCGCACCTCCACCCAGTCCCAGCCGAGGCGTCGGGCGAAGTCCGCCGACAGCTCGTCCTCGAGGATCGGGACGAAGTGCAGCCCGGACTTTTGGACGATCAGCAGTTTGTCGGTGGCCCGCAGCGACCCAACGGCGTGGGCGAATCCGTCGCGCGCCTCCCGCGGCAGGTTCTCCCGCTTGCTGTTCTTGAGTAGGGAGTCGAGGGGACGCTCCGCCTGCCCCTCGGCCAGCGCCGAGGTGTCCCCGACGAGCACGAAGTGGCCGCCGTCGTCGAGGTAGTAGAGGAGCTCACGCAGCAGCTCAGGCCTGTTGAAGACACCGGTCTCCGCCAGAATGGTGTCGAAGGGCCCGCGGGCCAACATGAGTCTGTG is a window encoding:
- a CDS encoding glycosyltransferase family 61 protein; protein product: MHRLMLARGPFDTILAETGVFNRPELLRELLYYLDDGGHFVLVGDTSALAEGQAERPLDSLLKNSKRENLPREARDGFAHAVGSLRATDKLLIVQKSGLHFVPILEDELSADFARRLGWDWVEVREVEPARPYEFTSIATMNMPQYEKRFRKKGTLPARRIRIYDDVIVAPRQVVTKGVALLPETFRHYRSAKIHTRRAATWVNDRFMRLQEPRVEVVDLPGTYLNLDSEFVHIYGHLVTEVVSRLWAWDELKSEFPNLKVLVGLYEGREELPPWFIRTLVSYGIPAEDIVAFSGSVRVERLIGVTPLFSMPFVAHPKLLDVWARMRDTLAAEVPDGVTTPDRIFVARRTSVKRNCRQEEELLAFFRQHGFEIFYPEDHDVSVQALTFKNASVIAGYGGSGMLNGIYARPGQQWIVVAPDTYGAMNEYLICALFGNPIHYFYGPAEIRHPRGRWSVFAFKSDYDFDLATDGAGLTELLESFVPPSLAL